One window of Nostoc sp. C052 genomic DNA carries:
- the mgtE gene encoding magnesium transporter, whose protein sequence is MLTQDIRDLLTDTTDLNQLKWDLNRLQPVDVGDYITQLPEKQRAIAFRLLNKAQAIDVFEYLPTVVQEELINSLHDVQVVQLVEAMSPDERAELFDELPAGVIKRLLQELSQEERQATATILGYPEGTAGRVMTTEYVRLRQGLTVGEALSKIRRQDEDKETIYYAYVTDDNRTLVRVVSLRQLLFTFPEVFIKDIASDRVIKVTTETPQEEVARIMQRYDLIAIPVVDREDRLVGIVTIDDVMDILEEEATEDIQKLGGVSGDEAALSSPLLTIRNRLPWLLGIMALYIGAASAIAPFQSVIAAVPVLAVIMPIFSNTGGTVGIQSLTVTIRGLGVGEVTPKDTLKILRKEILAGLGTALALAMTMILLSLIWARPQERWVALIAGMVMATNTIVAVTLGTLLPMGLKRLKLDPALVSGPLVTTMLDTIGFLTFLSLISLALNVFHLPA, encoded by the coding sequence ATGCTCACACAAGATATTCGTGATTTGCTGACTGATACTACCGATTTGAACCAGTTGAAATGGGATTTAAATCGCTTGCAACCGGTGGATGTGGGAGACTACATTACACAATTGCCTGAAAAACAACGGGCGATCGCATTCCGTTTACTCAACAAAGCTCAGGCAATTGATGTATTTGAATATCTGCCTACAGTGGTGCAGGAAGAACTAATTAATTCTCTGCATGATGTCCAGGTAGTGCAACTTGTAGAAGCCATGAGTCCCGACGAACGGGCAGAATTGTTTGATGAACTACCGGCTGGAGTCATCAAACGGCTATTGCAAGAACTGAGTCAAGAAGAAAGGCAAGCAACAGCAACGATTCTCGGTTATCCAGAAGGCACGGCTGGGCGGGTGATGACAACCGAATATGTCCGGTTGCGCCAAGGATTGACTGTCGGTGAAGCCTTGAGCAAAATCCGCCGTCAGGATGAAGACAAGGAGACGATTTACTACGCCTACGTCACAGACGACAACCGGACGCTGGTGAGAGTAGTTTCACTGCGCCAATTGCTGTTTACCTTTCCCGAAGTTTTCATCAAAGATATTGCTAGCGATCGCGTCATTAAAGTTACAACTGAAACTCCTCAAGAAGAAGTGGCGCGAATCATGCAGCGCTACGACTTAATCGCTATCCCTGTAGTTGATCGGGAAGACCGATTAGTAGGCATTGTCACCATTGATGATGTCATGGATATTTTAGAAGAAGAAGCCACAGAAGATATCCAAAAACTGGGGGGTGTGAGCGGTGATGAAGCAGCTTTATCCTCTCCCCTGTTAACTATCCGTAACCGCTTGCCTTGGCTGTTGGGGATCATGGCCCTGTATATTGGTGCAGCTAGTGCGATCGCGCCTTTTCAATCTGTAATTGCCGCAGTGCCAGTTTTAGCAGTAATTATGCCGATTTTTTCTAACACTGGTGGTACTGTCGGCATTCAATCATTAACGGTAACAATCCGTGGCTTGGGAGTGGGAGAAGTAACACCCAAAGATACCTTGAAAATTCTCCGCAAGGAAATTCTAGCTGGTTTAGGTACAGCCTTAGCTTTAGCAATGACCATGATACTGCTTTCCTTAATTTGGGCGCGACCCCAAGAGCGATGGGTGGCTTTAATTGCTGGAATGGTCATGGCAACTAATACAATTGTGGCTGTTACACTCGGCACGTTACTACCAATGGGTTTGAAGCGCTTGAAACTTGACCCTGCTTTGGTTAGTGGCCCATTAGTGACTACAATGCTAGATACAATTGGGTTTTTAACCTTCCTCAGCCTAATTTCTCTAGCTTTAAACGTTTTCCATTTACCAGCATGA
- a CDS encoding aspartate carbamoyltransferase catalytic subunit: MPTTTWNRHHILSLADFTTTEYDTVLQTAASFQEVLSRRTKKVPTLQGQVVANLFFESSTRTRSSFELAAKRLSADTLNFAAATSSMTKGETILDTAKTYLAMGTDIMVVRHREAGVPNAIAAEMDRLGVKVSVLNAGDGQHEHPSQALLDLFTITTLIDPDHPRLELLKGKKIAIIGDILHSRVARSNIWSLIASGAEVHLAAPPTLLPKLFAEYILEETEGQEAAGEKSILSSLSPNQQLFIHWQLEPALQNADFVMTLRLQKERMTAHLLPSLREYHQLFGITRAKLQLCKPNVKVLHPGPVNRGVEISSDLMDDPEFSLIQSQVTSGVAVRMALLYLIGSGKV, from the coding sequence ATGCCTACTACTACCTGGAATCGTCATCATATTCTTTCTCTAGCTGACTTTACTACCACTGAATACGATACTGTTTTGCAAACTGCGGCCAGTTTTCAAGAGGTACTATCACGGCGGACGAAGAAAGTGCCAACCTTGCAGGGACAGGTGGTAGCGAATTTATTTTTTGAATCGTCTACTCGCACTCGCAGTAGTTTTGAACTTGCAGCCAAACGCTTAAGTGCAGATACGCTGAACTTCGCCGCCGCCACATCTTCTATGACTAAGGGAGAAACAATTCTCGACACGGCGAAAACCTATTTAGCGATGGGAACTGATATTATGGTAGTCCGCCATCGAGAGGCAGGAGTACCAAATGCGATCGCGGCTGAAATGGATCGTCTAGGTGTAAAAGTTAGCGTCCTCAATGCTGGTGATGGTCAACATGAGCATCCTTCCCAAGCATTGCTAGATTTATTTACCATAACTACTCTCATTGACCCAGATCATCCCCGACTGGAACTTTTAAAGGGGAAAAAGATTGCCATTATTGGAGATATTCTCCATTCTCGTGTGGCGCGATCGAATATCTGGAGTTTAATTGCCAGTGGTGCCGAAGTGCATCTCGCAGCACCACCTACCCTTTTACCCAAATTATTTGCCGAGTATATCTTGGAAGAGACAGAAGGTCAGGAAGCAGCAGGAGAAAAATCAATTCTCTCATCCCTTTCCCCAAACCAACAACTTTTTATTCACTGGCAGTTAGAACCGGCTTTACAGAATGCCGATTTTGTGATGACTTTGCGCTTGCAAAAAGAACGTATGACGGCTCATTTACTTCCAAGTTTGCGAGAATATCATCAGCTATTTGGCATTACACGTGCAAAGCTGCAACTCTGTAAACCTAACGTCAAAGTTTTGCATCCAGGCCCAGTTAACCGAGGTGTCGAAATTAGTTCTGATTTAATGGATGACCCAGAATTTAGCCTCATTCAATCGCAAGTTACCAGCGGTGTCGCCGTTCGGATGGCGCTGTTGTATTTGATAGGAAGCGGTAAGGTTTAA
- a CDS encoding acetate kinase translates to MKILVLNAGSSSQKSCLYEIADEALPSQAPQPLWEGKINWIQDRGVAEIEVKTATGGTLQKSISGDSPQAHLTYMLNTLDRDTTKVIDRLSEIDVVGHRIVHGGEDYRDSVVITEDVKKAIAGLSNLAPAHNPVGLEGIEAIEKILGDVTQVAAFDTGFHGTLPDAAAIYPGPYQWVEQGIRRYGFHGISHQYCSQRAVQILGGDVASERLITCHLGNGCSLAAIKNGRSIDTTMGFTPLEGLMMGSRSGSVDPGILIYLLQYCNYTVEELNHVLNKDSGLKGISGVSSDMREVGEAIAQGNSRAQLAWDIYVHRLRSAIGAMLTSLGGLDALVFTAGVGEHSWQIRQAACEAFGFIGLKIDLEKNQQQPVDEDIATPDSAVRVLVIHTQEDWAIAQQCWQLLKQ, encoded by the coding sequence ATGAAGATATTAGTACTGAATGCCGGATCGAGCAGCCAAAAGAGTTGCCTGTATGAAATTGCAGATGAAGCTCTCCCCAGCCAAGCACCCCAACCCCTTTGGGAAGGGAAAATCAACTGGATTCAAGATCGGGGTGTGGCAGAAATTGAGGTGAAAACCGCTACGGGTGGAACGCTGCAAAAATCAATCTCTGGTGATTCTCCACAAGCGCACCTCACCTATATGCTCAATACACTCGATCGTGATACTACCAAGGTAATCGATCGCTTGTCAGAAATTGATGTGGTGGGGCATAGGATCGTACATGGTGGAGAGGATTATCGAGATAGTGTGGTAATTACGGAGGATGTCAAAAAGGCGATCGCAGGTCTATCTAACCTTGCTCCAGCACATAATCCAGTTGGTTTGGAAGGTATAGAAGCAATTGAAAAAATCTTAGGAGATGTCACCCAAGTAGCAGCCTTTGATACCGGATTTCATGGCACTTTACCCGATGCAGCAGCAATCTATCCTGGACCATATCAGTGGGTAGAGCAAGGTATTCGTCGCTATGGGTTTCATGGCATTAGTCACCAATATTGTTCTCAACGTGCTGTCCAAATTCTCGGTGGAGATGTCGCATCTGAGCGGTTAATTACCTGCCATCTGGGCAATGGTTGCTCTTTAGCGGCAATTAAAAACGGTCGCAGTATTGATACTACTATGGGATTCACGCCCCTAGAAGGATTGATGATGGGTAGCCGTTCTGGTTCAGTCGATCCGGGGATTCTGATTTACCTGTTACAGTACTGTAATTACACTGTAGAAGAGTTGAATCATGTATTAAATAAAGATTCTGGGTTAAAGGGAATTTCGGGTGTATCTAGCGATATGCGTGAGGTGGGAGAAGCGATCGCTCAAGGTAATTCCCGCGCTCAACTGGCCTGGGATATCTACGTGCATCGCTTGCGTTCTGCGATCGGCGCAATGCTTACTAGTTTAGGTGGATTAGATGCTTTAGTGTTTACAGCAGGTGTGGGTGAACACTCTTGGCAAATTCGCCAAGCCGCCTGTGAAGCCTTTGGATTTATTGGACTGAAAATAGACCTTGAAAAAAATCAACAGCAGCCTGTGGATGAGGATATTGCTACACCTGATTCAGCAGTACGGGTATTGGTTATTCATACTCAAGAAGATTGGGCGATCGCTCAACAATGTTGGCAACTTTTGAAACAGTAA
- a CDS encoding GxxExxY protein yields MRVHTALGPGLLESAYEECLDYKLKKAGLTVGKQIPLPLIYQDVQLECVYRLDLMVENQIIVEIKSVESFHPIHSVQLLTYLKLANCKLGLLLNFNVLHLKEGIKRVANNL; encoded by the coding sequence ATGAGGGTGCATACTGCTTTGGGGCCTGGTTTGTTGGAGTCGGCTTATGAGGAGTGTTTGGATTATAAGTTGAAGAAGGCCGGGTTGACTGTTGGTAAACAAATTCCATTACCTTTGATTTACCAAGATGTGCAATTGGAATGCGTTTATCGATTAGATTTGATGGTCGAAAACCAAATAATTGTAGAGATTAAATCTGTAGAATCCTTCCACCCGATTCACTCCGTCCAACTCCTAACCTATCTCAAACTAGCAAACTGCAAACTAGGTCTTCTCCTCAACTTTAACGTCCTCCACCTCAAAGAAGGCATCAAACGCGTAGCCAACAACCTCTAA
- a CDS encoding helix-turn-helix domain-containing protein, producing MEVEPLSENDNSVEEDKSVEFLDQRFLEDSKLRLSGEQRLNLEIIRNLREPCDRLTYGKRLEEAAKKLGKSERTVRRLIKSWEEKGMAALAEVPRADKGQVRKSEYWYNLSLKIYKQGNKGSDRMTRTQVAEKIETQAYEFAKKELEVEISRLESQEFRGEGLDWELKKLIKIKEKAEGFKYWSKYGKPPSTRTVER from the coding sequence ATGGAAGTTGAGCCATTGAGTGAGAATGATAACTCTGTAGAAGAAGACAAATCAGTTGAGTTTTTAGACCAGAGATTTTTAGAGGACTCAAAACTCAGACTCTCAGGTGAGCAAAGACTCAATCTGGAGATAATTCGCAATCTACGTGAACCCTGCGATCGCCTAACTTACGGCAAAAGGTTGGAAGAAGCAGCCAAAAAGCTTGGTAAATCTGAACGAACCGTTAGACGTTTGATTAAGTCTTGGGAAGAAAAAGGTATGGCTGCTTTAGCGGAAGTTCCTAGAGCAGACAAAGGACAGGTGCGAAAAAGTGAATACTGGTATAACTTGAGTCTCAAAATTTATAAACAAGGAAATAAAGGAAGCGATCGCATGACTCGCACTCAGGTCGCCGAGAAGATTGAGACTCAAGCTTACGAATTCGCCAAAAAAGAATTAGAAGTAGAAATATCAAGGTTAGAAAGTCAGGAATTTCGGGGAGAAGGCTTAGATTGGGAGTTAAAGAAACTGATAAAAATCAAGGAAAAGGCAGAAGGCTTTAAGTATTGGTCAAAGTATGGAAAGCCTCCCAGCACTAGAACAGTAGAAAGATAG
- a CDS encoding glycoside hydrolase family 15 protein: protein MKTSTKLLTRLDYYYQQIKTIILTRQNPITGLLPASTAITAHGDYTDAWVRDNVYSILAVWGLGLAYRKIDDDKGRTYELEHSVIKLMRGLLFAMMRQAHKVETFKHTQSLLDGLHAKYNTATGDIVVGDDEWGHLQLDATSIFLLMLAQMTAAGLPIIYTIDEVNFVQNLVYYIGRAYRTPDYGIWERGNKINRGSAELNASSVGMAKAALEAINGLDLFGVRGSQASVIHVLPDEIARARITLESLLPRESGSKEIDAALLSIISYPAFAVEDLELRDRTLNDIINKLAGKYGCKRFLRDGHQTVLEDHQRLHYEPLELKQFEHIECEWPLFFTYLVLDGLFRGEQEQVKKYQNLLELLLIEQNGLRLLPELYYVPAENIEAEKLAPQTQPRLPNENIPLVWAQSLYFLGEMLSEGLLAVGDIDPLGRHLCVGKQRESLVQIALLAEDEDLQKKLEVHGIEAQTPTQVEPIQVRKAGEFSAIYTQIGRNNKLGLTGRPVRRLRSLTTSRIFRISGETIVFLPSFSDSQQFYLTLDYHFLLDQIRSELAYIQKYWSDLGRPSLTLMLTHTMLEVGSEALLELMQELKDGVCNGVRVKLGRLNQLMLTAGIQRIDFLPNAEFARSPVKNASPRCYYLAYHPEKNWRLGHTQEFQMEYETNFGLLLSCLRSSENIYEQIELLQTLTRLQGMQFDTGYGGPGYPVTVGDLLDEVYTKAGDLGIWAVVRRAAGLRQMVDISLSDAVTSILVRGKQIAVGKAYSETSLITVPMSHDEIADKINHFCREDIRDRVLTQEILIYVGILIRSEPELFQGLLTLRVGYLILLITSELARELHVTQDEAYDHLMQLSPFEVKVRLRQVLTGYTGMSNLLRQQESLHVKQKESDIAWVVLPGIAEGIEVPPGGWRRFRQAEGATGRVPKEFFKQVWLLMQHCKGLVIGDKLERRNRLDSEIMLSEMTAGERNFALLVEHLLNKIEAPEYRQVNIEALIELGAIAANNPKLQIEEYIVLDVLIGHAVRLAWLENHSQRSDRYDEDKASAWRSFYNTSPRDCASYILKAFRFLTEFVKDF, encoded by the coding sequence ATGAAAACATCTACCAAATTGCTAACTCGCCTAGACTATTACTACCAGCAAATCAAAACGATCATCCTGACTCGGCAAAATCCGATTACTGGTTTGCTACCCGCAAGTACAGCGATTACAGCCCACGGCGATTATACAGATGCCTGGGTGCGAGACAACGTTTACAGCATTTTGGCAGTTTGGGGTTTAGGACTTGCATACCGCAAGATTGACGACGACAAAGGACGCACCTATGAATTAGAACACAGTGTCATCAAACTAATGCGCGGGTTGCTATTTGCAATGATGCGACAGGCTCATAAAGTAGAGACATTTAAACATACTCAGTCGCTACTAGATGGACTGCACGCCAAATATAATACCGCAACTGGTGACATTGTTGTTGGTGATGATGAATGGGGACATTTGCAACTTGATGCCACATCTATATTTTTATTGATGTTGGCACAAATGACGGCAGCAGGATTGCCAATAATTTATACCATTGATGAAGTGAATTTCGTCCAAAATTTAGTTTACTACATTGGACGAGCTTACCGCACTCCAGATTACGGCATTTGGGAACGTGGTAATAAAATTAATCGTGGTAGTGCGGAGTTAAATGCCAGTTCCGTAGGTATGGCAAAAGCTGCTTTAGAAGCTATCAACGGACTGGATTTGTTTGGTGTGCGTGGTAGTCAAGCATCAGTTATTCATGTGCTGCCAGATGAAATCGCCCGCGCCCGGATTACTCTAGAATCCTTATTACCGAGGGAATCTGGTTCCAAAGAAATTGATGCGGCGCTGTTAAGTATTATTAGTTATCCTGCCTTTGCAGTGGAAGATTTAGAGTTACGCGATCGCACTTTAAACGATATCATCAATAAACTCGCAGGTAAATACGGCTGCAAACGCTTTCTGCGTGATGGACACCAAACCGTTTTAGAAGATCATCAGCGCTTGCACTACGAACCATTAGAACTCAAGCAATTTGAGCATATCGAATGCGAATGGCCGTTATTTTTCACTTATTTAGTTCTAGATGGATTATTTCGCGGCGAACAAGAACAAGTTAAAAAATACCAAAATCTTTTAGAATTATTACTTATAGAACAAAATGGTTTGCGTTTATTGCCAGAACTTTATTATGTTCCCGCCGAAAATATAGAAGCTGAAAAGTTAGCACCCCAAACGCAACCACGTTTACCTAATGAAAATATTCCCTTGGTGTGGGCACAGAGTTTATATTTTCTCGGTGAAATGTTGAGTGAAGGGTTACTCGCAGTTGGTGATATCGATCCTTTGGGAAGACATTTGTGTGTTGGTAAACAGCGAGAATCATTAGTACAAATTGCTTTATTAGCAGAAGATGAAGATTTACAGAAGAAATTAGAAGTTCACGGAATTGAAGCACAAACGCCTACCCAAGTAGAACCGATTCAAGTGAGAAAAGCTGGAGAATTTTCAGCTATTTATACCCAAATTGGACGTAACAACAAACTTGGTTTAACAGGGCGGCCAGTGCGGCGGCTGCGGAGTTTAACAACATCTAGAATTTTTCGGATTAGTGGTGAAACAATTGTCTTTTTACCTTCATTTTCAGATTCTCAACAGTTTTATTTAACCCTTGATTACCATTTTCTGCTAGACCAAATTAGAAGCGAACTAGCTTACATTCAAAAATATTGGAGTGATTTAGGGCGTCCTAGTTTGACTTTAATGTTGACGCATACCATGTTAGAAGTTGGTTCGGAAGCGTTACTAGAACTGATGCAAGAACTGAAAGATGGTGTTTGTAACGGCGTGCGGGTGAAATTAGGGCGGCTAAATCAGCTAATGCTAACAGCCGGAATCCAAAGAATTGATTTTCTTCCCAATGCAGAATTTGCGCGATCGCCAGTCAAAAATGCTAGCCCACGTTGCTATTATCTAGCATATCATCCTGAGAAAAACTGGCGCTTAGGACATACCCAAGAATTTCAAATGGAGTATGAAACTAACTTCGGATTATTGCTTTCTTGCTTGCGCTCATCAGAGAATATTTACGAACAAATTGAGTTATTGCAAACATTAACTCGCTTACAGGGAATGCAATTTGATACGGGGTATGGTGGGCCAGGATATCCTGTCACCGTAGGCGATTTACTAGATGAAGTTTACACCAAAGCTGGAGATTTAGGCATTTGGGCAGTAGTACGTCGGGCTGCGGGGTTACGGCAAATGGTTGATATCAGCCTATCAGATGCAGTAACGAGTATTTTGGTAAGGGGTAAGCAAATTGCTGTGGGTAAAGCTTACAGTGAAACGTCATTGATTACTGTACCCATGTCCCACGATGAAATTGCCGATAAAATTAATCATTTTTGTCGTGAGGATATCCGCGATCGCGTCCTCACTCAAGAGATTTTAATCTATGTTGGTATCTTAATTCGCTCAGAACCCGAACTATTTCAGGGACTATTAACGCTGAGAGTTGGCTATCTTATCTTATTGATCACCAGCGAACTAGCGCGGGAATTGCATGTCACTCAAGATGAAGCTTACGATCACTTAATGCAACTTTCACCCTTTGAAGTTAAAGTGCGCTTGCGTCAGGTATTAACTGGATATACTGGCATGAGTAACCTGTTACGTCAGCAAGAATCACTGCACGTCAAGCAAAAAGAAAGTGATATTGCTTGGGTAGTGCTACCGGGAATCGCCGAAGGGATAGAAGTTCCGCCGGGAGGTTGGCGACGGTTTCGCCAAGCCGAGGGTGCGACAGGGCGCGTACCAAAAGAATTTTTTAAGCAAGTTTGGCTATTAATGCAACATTGCAAGGGTTTAGTTATTGGAGATAAATTAGAGCGGCGCAATCGTTTAGATAGTGAGATAATGTTGTCGGAAATGACAGCCGGTGAAAGAAATTTTGCTCTCTTGGTTGAGCATTTGCTGAATAAAATCGAAGCTCCAGAATATCGCCAAGTTAATATTGAAGCATTAATCGAATTAGGAGCGATCGCTGCCAATAATCCTAAGCTGCAAATTGAAGAATATATCGTGTTGGATGTGTTAATTGGCCATGCAGTGCGATTAGCGTGGTTAGAGAATCATAGTCAACGCAGCGATCGCTATGATGAAGATAAGGCGAGTGCGTGGCGATCGTTTTACAATACTTCTCCTAGAGATTGTGCTAGTTATATTTTGAAGGCTTTCAGGTTCTTGACGGAATTTGTGAAAGATTTTTAA
- a CDS encoding WD40 repeat domain-containing protein, producing the protein MKDEFFSYGLDNKASLPSIKLSEDERKKYLSPLKLFKVLRSHKIRNSDMGVAQIAIDELQGILACSSRDGKVSIWHLLSGELIASYSHERNAGAVVIGEKGDVISGGSDNRIKIWNYFSNQLSRTLEAPSAVGCLAINLRTNYLAAAINYSHQVKVIVWNLKSFEQIAEISDERFWDFDLLAFNDTGERLYARGGLGENRVWDMPSTKLIRAFPDSHYGEVSYCSIDDRGRVIATASDRDSKVYLWDTVSGKRIQVIEVVPIWEAGPFDPKVLLNHNGSILITAALNGNIRISSTESKEILQEFPGKHKPGISSLAISNKFLVSGDHDGNLKLWQFTA; encoded by the coding sequence ATGAAGGATGAATTTTTCTCTTATGGGCTAGACAACAAAGCTTCTTTACCTTCGATCAAGCTATCTGAAGATGAGAGAAAAAAATATTTATCGCCATTAAAACTGTTTAAAGTTTTGCGATCGCATAAAATACGTAATTCAGATATGGGAGTCGCACAAATTGCTATTGATGAATTGCAAGGAATTCTTGCTTGTTCATCAAGAGATGGAAAGGTAAGTATTTGGCATCTTTTATCTGGTGAGCTTATCGCCTCATACTCTCATGAGCGTAATGCTGGTGCAGTTGTAATTGGAGAGAAGGGTGATGTAATCAGTGGAGGTTCAGACAACAGAATAAAAATCTGGAATTATTTTTCTAATCAGCTTTCACGAACTTTAGAGGCGCCAAGTGCTGTAGGATGTCTTGCAATCAATCTTAGAACTAATTACTTGGCTGCGGCGATAAATTACTCACATCAAGTCAAAGTGATTGTATGGAACTTAAAGTCATTTGAGCAGATTGCTGAAATTAGTGACGAAAGATTTTGGGATTTTGACCTATTAGCATTTAATGATACTGGAGAACGGTTGTATGCACGAGGCGGACTTGGAGAAAATCGAGTCTGGGACATGCCTTCTACAAAACTTATTAGAGCTTTCCCTGATAGTCATTATGGAGAAGTGAGTTACTGCTCAATTGACGATAGAGGAAGGGTTATAGCTACTGCATCAGATCGAGATAGCAAAGTGTACCTATGGGATACTGTGAGTGGCAAAAGAATACAAGTAATTGAAGTAGTACCAATATGGGAAGCTGGCCCGTTTGATCCCAAGGTTCTCCTAAATCATAACGGTAGTATTCTCATCACTGCCGCACTAAACGGAAATATCAGAATCTCATCTACTGAAAGCAAAGAAATTTTGCAAGAATTTCCAGGTAAACACAAACCAGGGATCAGCTCATTAGCTATCAGTAATAAGTTTTTGGTATCTGGAGATCATGATGGCAATCTTAAACTTTGGCAATTTACTGCCTAA
- a CDS encoding YkvA family protein, which produces MKFSIQSLYTWYRDVLRNPKYRWWVILGTLVYLVSPFDVLPDFIPVVGQIDDVFLLTLLVSEVSGLVIEGWKTRKGEVGTEVPNSTEGSTSSASTIDVDAVSVK; this is translated from the coding sequence ATGAAATTTTCAATCCAATCACTTTACACTTGGTACCGCGATGTGCTTCGTAACCCCAAGTACCGTTGGTGGGTAATTTTAGGAACGTTGGTCTATTTGGTTAGCCCATTTGATGTTCTCCCAGATTTTATACCGGTTGTGGGACAAATTGATGATGTTTTCCTTTTGACTTTGCTAGTTTCTGAGGTGTCTGGGCTAGTAATTGAGGGCTGGAAAACTCGTAAGGGTGAGGTGGGGACTGAAGTACCTAATAGTACTGAGGGTTCTACCTCCAGTGCAAGCACTATTGATGTTGATGCTGTTTCGGTTAAGTAG